A DNA window from Streptomyces asoensis contains the following coding sequences:
- a CDS encoding RICIN domain-containing protein, whose amino-acid sequence MQTVNDAGLSNSPSARRFDATDEQLSSELKKWTGASPALHPVGELLDRHWAAAFAYARLCTDGERAAGMLTTAAFTRLFGESLRQNGPTAAWRPHLLVTVRRIAGEWDADGRRDLLHPALRSEGEDRDRTAARLLPPLNRRILSRAFQRLPQSARCLLWHTEVEAEPLSVPAGLLGLEEEGARVELRRSRERLREETLQVHRELATDDECHRYDRLLDVTCRRGGADLDPDLRAHLEQCRHCLHTADQLRQFEGLLGAALAQGVLGWAAGAYVELRMSGDGGPAEPPAEAPRGYTGEAFTDGTPAAADPGTAAAAADPASRAGVRAGAFARIVSRPGSASRTEPGDDSRPASSRSAQKAARRARRRNLAAAVLTVSGLVVLPLAVWAAVGSGGGGSPTAGSGTPDTKAPGTDNATSDPSLVGLGEDAQGTVRGRLHNVASGLCIGIVGSKPVSGAETELAACSSAPGQQWSYEPDGLVRSAADGGLCLDSHLGYSVRLAPCAGAAQPDPKNVRYDFTLQGTLVPRSGQNLALAPAATDGSGALVLKNRVDSAAQRWVIDTSQPDPQMQFVNWGADSTPSRTPAPAVTPKAAKPPRSTPAPTPSATPDSTGPTTSGSGSTSGSTSCSPSCTPGGWPGSSGGYGGPGYGYGGYGGYGSGGYGSGYGGH is encoded by the coding sequence ATGCAGACCGTGAATGACGCAGGCCTGTCGAATTCCCCTTCGGCGCGCCGCTTCGACGCGACGGACGAACAGCTGAGCTCGGAGCTGAAGAAGTGGACGGGGGCGTCACCCGCACTGCATCCCGTCGGTGAGCTGCTGGACCGCCACTGGGCCGCCGCCTTCGCCTACGCCCGGCTGTGCACCGACGGTGAGCGCGCGGCGGGCATGCTCACCACGGCGGCCTTCACGCGGCTGTTCGGCGAGAGCCTGCGGCAGAACGGGCCGACGGCCGCCTGGCGTCCCCATCTGCTGGTCACCGTCCGCCGCATCGCCGGCGAATGGGACGCCGACGGCCGCCGTGACCTGCTGCACCCGGCACTGCGCTCCGAGGGCGAGGACCGCGACCGCACGGCCGCCCGGCTGCTGCCGCCGCTGAACCGGCGGATCCTGTCGCGGGCCTTCCAGCGTCTGCCGCAGTCCGCCCGCTGTCTGCTCTGGCACACCGAGGTCGAGGCGGAACCGCTGTCGGTGCCGGCCGGGCTGCTGGGCCTCGAGGAGGAGGGCGCCCGCGTCGAACTGCGGCGGTCCCGCGAGCGGCTGCGCGAGGAGACCCTCCAGGTCCACCGTGAACTCGCCACCGACGACGAGTGCCACCGCTACGACCGGCTGCTGGACGTCACCTGCCGCCGCGGCGGCGCCGACCTCGACCCGGATCTGCGCGCCCACCTGGAACAGTGCCGGCACTGCCTGCACACCGCCGACCAGCTGCGGCAGTTCGAGGGCCTGCTCGGCGCGGCCCTCGCCCAGGGCGTGCTCGGCTGGGCGGCAGGCGCCTACGTGGAGCTCAGGATGTCCGGCGACGGCGGACCCGCCGAGCCCCCCGCCGAGGCGCCCCGCGGCTACACCGGCGAGGCCTTCACCGACGGGACCCCGGCGGCCGCGGACCCCGGCACGGCCGCTGCCGCGGCGGACCCGGCCTCCCGCGCCGGTGTCCGGGCGGGGGCGTTCGCGCGCATCGTCTCGCGGCCCGGGTCCGCCTCCCGCACCGAGCCAGGCGACGACTCCCGTCCCGCGTCCAGCCGCTCGGCCCAGAAGGCGGCCCGCCGCGCCCGCCGCCGCAACCTCGCCGCCGCCGTCCTCACCGTGAGCGGGCTGGTCGTCCTCCCGCTCGCCGTATGGGCGGCCGTCGGCTCGGGCGGCGGGGGCTCCCCGACCGCGGGCAGCGGGACGCCGGACACGAAGGCCCCCGGCACGGACAACGCCACCTCCGACCCCTCCCTCGTGGGGCTCGGCGAGGACGCCCAGGGCACGGTGCGCGGCCGGCTGCACAACGTCGCCTCCGGGCTGTGCATCGGCATCGTCGGCTCGAAGCCCGTCAGCGGCGCCGAGACCGAGCTCGCCGCCTGCTCCTCGGCGCCCGGCCAGCAGTGGTCGTACGAACCGGACGGGCTGGTGCGCAGCGCCGCCGACGGCGGTCTGTGCCTCGACTCCCACCTCGGCTACTCGGTGCGGCTGGCCCCCTGCGCGGGCGCCGCCCAGCCCGACCCGAAGAACGTCCGCTACGACTTCACCCTCCAGGGGACCCTGGTGCCGCGGTCGGGACAGAACCTGGCCCTGGCGCCCGCGGCCACCGACGGGTCGGGCGCCCTCGTCCTGAAGAACCGGGTGGACAGCGCCGCCCAGCGCTGGGTGATCGACACCTCGCAGCCCGATCCGCAGATGCAGTTCGTCAACTGGGGCGCCGACAGCACCCCCTCACGGACCCCGGCGCCGGCCGTCACTCCCAAGGCGGCGAAGCCCCCCAGGTCGACGCCCGCGCCGACACCGTCCGCCACCCCGGACTCCACCGGCCCGACGACCTCGGGTTCGGGCTCGACCTCGGGCAGCACGTCCTGCTCGCCCTCCTGCACGCCGGGCGGCTGGCCGGGCTCGTCCGGCGGCTACGGCGGACCCGGCTACGGATACGGCGGATACGGCGGCTACGGCTCCGGCGGGTACGGCTCCGGGTACGGCGGGCACTGA
- a CDS encoding AraC family transcriptional regulator, whose protein sequence is MPVPADGLPAAAGPGHPSPPPGLVVVGHFDERPGYGVDRPRGADSWLFVWTTGGRGRLRQGGSEVTAGAGHLVVLAPGVPHAYGVEPGCPHWRFWWAHCQARPSWTPWLRPYGTGGDPDGLYAVGPVPAALHDRVEGAWRRMYADARWTDAEVPADALGIAAEAPAGDPGIVVAHGSAARELALSALEEAVLLAAASARAPASPPGPDERVRRAQALMAADPGAPHSVRSLAAQVALSPSRFAHLFAEQTGHSPMRALREVRLRHAARLLEGTDLSVERVASASGFASAFHFSRVFRARHGTPPGAYREGIRAAITTPTAPKGT, encoded by the coding sequence ATGCCCGTGCCTGCTGACGGCCTGCCCGCCGCTGCCGGGCCCGGACACCCCTCCCCGCCGCCCGGACTTGTGGTCGTCGGGCACTTCGACGAGCGGCCCGGGTACGGCGTCGACCGGCCCCGCGGAGCCGACAGTTGGCTGTTCGTCTGGACGACGGGCGGCCGGGGGCGGCTGCGGCAGGGCGGGAGCGAGGTGACGGCGGGCGCCGGCCACCTCGTGGTGCTCGCCCCCGGGGTGCCGCACGCCTACGGCGTCGAACCCGGCTGCCCGCACTGGCGGTTCTGGTGGGCCCACTGCCAGGCCCGGCCCTCCTGGACGCCCTGGCTCCGCCCGTACGGCACCGGCGGGGACCCGGACGGTCTGTACGCCGTCGGTCCCGTCCCGGCCGCGCTGCACGACCGGGTGGAGGGTGCCTGGCGCCGGATGTACGCCGACGCCCGGTGGACGGACGCCGAAGTGCCGGCCGACGCCCTGGGGATCGCGGCCGAGGCGCCGGCCGGCGACCCGGGGATCGTGGTGGCCCACGGCTCCGCCGCCCGCGAACTCGCCCTGTCCGCACTGGAGGAGGCCGTCCTGCTCGCCGCCGCCTCGGCCCGCGCACCCGCGTCCCCGCCGGGCCCGGACGAACGGGTCCGCCGGGCGCAGGCGCTGATGGCGGCCGATCCCGGCGCCCCGCACAGCGTCCGCTCGCTCGCCGCGCAGGTCGCGCTGTCGCCGTCGCGTTTCGCGCATCTCTTCGCGGAGCAGACCGGCCACTCCCCGATGCGGGCACTGCGCGAGGTGCGGTTGCGGCACGCGGCCCGGCTGCTGGAGGGCACCGACCTGTCCGTGGAACGGGTGGCGTCGGCCTCGGGGTTCGCGAGCGCGTTCCACTTCAGCCGGGTCTTCCGGGCCCGCCACGGCACACCGCCCGGCGCGTACCGGGAGGGAATACGAGCGGCAATTACCACCCCGACCGCCCCGAAAGGCACATGA
- a CDS encoding phytanoyl-CoA dioxygenase family protein, which produces MTVTGVGAAGKPVLTRSELRRYREDGFAVVRALFAADEVDRLCAEFTRLSEAGRPVPGHFEPRPGDADPLRAYPRVMHPHEISPLARQVLLDARLRGVLEELLGEEALAAQSMFYFKPPGARGQALHQDNFYLRVEPGTCVAAWLACDAIDRDNGGLEVVPGTHRTGLFCPEEADPRVSFAREYVPPPPGLAAVPVDMTAGDVLFFNGSLVHGSQPNRSADRFRRSFIGHYVGRSTQRIGQYYRTLSMAGERVPLEPSEGAGPCGTEFAPRGPH; this is translated from the coding sequence ATGACCGTCACAGGCGTCGGCGCCGCGGGGAAGCCCGTCCTGACCAGGTCGGAACTGCGGCGGTACCGGGAGGACGGCTTCGCGGTCGTGCGCGCGCTGTTCGCGGCCGACGAGGTCGACCGGTTGTGCGCCGAGTTCACGCGGCTGTCGGAGGCCGGGCGGCCGGTGCCCGGGCACTTCGAACCGCGTCCCGGTGACGCGGATCCGCTGCGGGCGTACCCGCGGGTGATGCACCCGCACGAGATCAGCCCCCTCGCCCGGCAGGTGCTGCTGGACGCGCGGCTGCGGGGCGTGCTGGAGGAACTGCTCGGCGAGGAGGCGCTGGCGGCGCAGAGCATGTTCTATTTCAAGCCGCCGGGCGCCCGGGGTCAGGCACTGCATCAGGACAACTTCTATCTGCGGGTCGAACCGGGTACGTGTGTGGCGGCCTGGCTGGCCTGTGACGCGATCGACCGGGACAACGGCGGCCTGGAGGTGGTGCCCGGCACGCACCGGACGGGCCTGTTCTGCCCGGAGGAGGCGGACCCGCGGGTGTCGTTCGCCCGCGAGTACGTGCCCCCGCCGCCGGGTCTGGCGGCCGTGCCGGTCGACATGACCGCCGGTGACGTGCTGTTCTTCAACGGCAGCCTGGTGCACGGGTCGCAGCCCAACCGCTCGGCCGACCGCTTCCGCCGGTCGTTCATCGGGCACTACGTCGGCCGGTCGACGCAGCGCATCGGGCAGTACTACCGGACGCTGTCCATGGCCGGCGAGCGGGTCCCGCTGGAGCCGAGCGAGGGCGCGGGCCCCTGCGGTACGGAGTTCGCGCCCCGGGGCCCGCACTAG
- a CDS encoding aldo/keto reductase, whose translation MQYVKLGSTGLDVSRISLGCMTYGLPDRGAHEWTLDEEASRPLIRQALEAGVTFFDTANVYSDGTSEEIVGRALRDFARRDEIVLATKVHGRMRPGPNGAGLSRKAILSEIDHSLRRLGTDHVDLYQIHRFDPHTPVEETMEALHDLVKAGKVRYIGASSMYAWQFSKMQYTAERHGWTRFVSMQNHYNLLYREEEREMLPLCADQGVGVLPWSPLARGRLTRDWGTETGRSATDGFGDSLYQEGDRATVEAVTRIAADRGVPRAQVALAWLLHQPTVTAPIVGAAKPRHLEDAVAATELMLTEKELAELEEPYAPHPIAGH comes from the coding sequence ATGCAGTACGTGAAGCTCGGCTCGACGGGTCTGGACGTGTCACGGATCAGTCTGGGCTGCATGACCTACGGACTTCCCGACCGGGGCGCGCACGAGTGGACCCTCGACGAGGAGGCGTCGCGGCCGCTGATCCGGCAGGCCCTCGAAGCGGGCGTCACCTTCTTCGACACCGCGAACGTCTACTCCGACGGCACCAGCGAGGAGATCGTCGGCAGGGCGCTGCGCGACTTCGCCCGACGGGACGAGATCGTGCTCGCGACGAAGGTGCACGGCCGGATGCGTCCCGGACCCAACGGGGCCGGACTGTCCCGCAAGGCGATCCTCTCCGAGATCGACCACAGCCTGCGCCGCCTCGGCACCGACCACGTCGACCTGTACCAGATCCACCGCTTCGACCCCCACACCCCGGTCGAGGAGACCATGGAGGCGCTGCACGACCTGGTGAAGGCGGGCAAGGTCCGCTACATCGGGGCGAGTTCGATGTACGCCTGGCAGTTCTCCAAGATGCAGTACACGGCCGAGCGGCACGGCTGGACCAGGTTCGTGTCGATGCAGAACCACTACAACCTGCTCTATCGCGAGGAGGAGCGCGAGATGCTGCCCCTGTGCGCGGACCAGGGGGTCGGCGTGCTGCCGTGGAGTCCGCTGGCCCGCGGCCGTCTCACCCGCGACTGGGGCACCGAGACCGGCCGCAGCGCCACGGACGGTTTCGGCGACTCCCTCTACCAGGAGGGCGACCGCGCCACCGTCGAGGCGGTCACCCGGATCGCCGCCGACCGGGGAGTCCCGCGCGCCCAGGTCGCCCTGGCCTGGCTGCTGCACCAGCCCACGGTGACCGCCCCGATCGTCGGAGCCGCCAAGCCCCGGCACCTCGAGGACGCGGTGGCGGCCACCGAACTGATGCTGACCGAGAAGGAGTTGGCCGAACTGGAGGAGCCCTACGCGCCCCACCCGATCGCCGGCCACTGA
- a CDS encoding flavoprotein, with protein sequence MTEQQDQQGPFLYVVVCAAGVAADVGRLITAAQERRWRVGVIATPHAMNGFFDTAAVEERTGRPIRSAWRRPDDPRPFPAPDAVVVAPATFNTINKWAAGIADTLALGTLCEACGLGVPVGVLPCVNETLAGHPAYRDSLIRLRGTGVRFAEPRDRTRGEDFGWERALDLIE encoded by the coding sequence ATGACCGAACAGCAGGACCAGCAGGGGCCGTTCCTCTACGTCGTGGTCTGCGCCGCCGGTGTCGCGGCCGACGTCGGCCGGCTGATCACCGCCGCGCAGGAGCGGCGGTGGCGCGTCGGTGTCATCGCGACACCGCACGCCATGAACGGCTTCTTCGACACCGCCGCCGTCGAGGAGCGCACCGGGCGTCCGATCCGTTCGGCCTGGCGGCGCCCGGACGATCCCCGGCCCTTCCCGGCACCCGACGCGGTCGTCGTCGCCCCGGCCACCTTCAACACGATCAACAAGTGGGCGGCGGGCATCGCCGACACGCTCGCCCTGGGCACCCTGTGCGAGGCCTGCGGACTCGGTGTCCCGGTCGGCGTCCTGCCCTGCGTGAACGAGACCCTCGCGGGCCACCCCGCCTACCGGGACAGCCTGATACGGCTGCGCGGCACGGGCGTCCGGTTCGCGGAACCCCGGGACCGGACCCGGGGGGAGGACTTCGGGTGGGAGCGGGCGCTGGACCTGATCGAGTGA
- a CDS encoding nuclear transport factor 2 family protein codes for MPDARPPLPPFTRETAARKVQAAEDAWNTRDPHRVALAYSEDSVWRNRGTFLTGRAAIVAFLTAKWAREHEYALRKDLWAFDGDRIAVRFQYESRDEAGQWWRSYGNELWEFDGHGLMTRREASIDDVRIDASERRLHGPRPEAERGLSFPLE; via the coding sequence ATGCCGGACGCCCGTCCACCCCTGCCCCCGTTCACCCGGGAGACCGCCGCCCGCAAGGTCCAGGCCGCCGAGGACGCCTGGAACACCCGGGATCCCCACCGGGTCGCCCTCGCCTACTCCGAGGACTCGGTCTGGCGCAACCGCGGCACCTTCCTCACCGGCCGCGCCGCGATCGTCGCGTTCCTCACCGCCAAGTGGGCCCGCGAGCACGAGTACGCGCTGCGCAAGGACCTCTGGGCGTTCGACGGCGACCGCATCGCCGTCCGCTTCCAGTACGAGTCGCGCGACGAGGCCGGGCAGTGGTGGCGCAGCTACGGCAACGAACTGTGGGAGTTCGACGGGCACGGGCTGATGACCCGCCGCGAGGCGAGCATCGACGACGTCCGCATCGACGCGTCCGAGCGCCGCCTCCACGGCCCGCGCCCCGAAGCCGAACGGGGTCTGTCCTTCCCCCTTGAGTAG
- a CDS encoding TetR/AcrR family transcriptional regulator has translation MDSATAREQALDAAEKLFYGRGVQSVGMDDVRGASGVSLKRLYQLFPAKEQLVEAYLERRDVRWRAALAESVARHADPVERILAVFDWLERWFGEPDFRGCAWINAYGELGATSERIASRVRSHKRAFRDYMGALVADADLPEALAGSLSLLAEGAIVTAGISGGAAPAVQAREAARQLLDAERPGPDVSRRPPRTA, from the coding sequence ATGGACAGCGCGACAGCCCGTGAACAGGCGCTCGACGCCGCCGAGAAGCTGTTCTACGGCCGCGGGGTGCAGTCCGTCGGCATGGACGACGTCCGTGGCGCCTCCGGGGTGTCGCTCAAGCGGCTGTACCAGCTCTTCCCGGCCAAGGAGCAGTTGGTGGAGGCCTACCTGGAGCGCCGGGACGTGCGCTGGCGCGCGGCGCTGGCGGAGTCGGTCGCACGGCACGCGGACCCCGTGGAGCGGATCCTGGCCGTCTTCGACTGGCTGGAGCGGTGGTTCGGCGAGCCGGACTTCCGCGGCTGCGCCTGGATCAACGCCTACGGCGAGCTGGGCGCGACCTCGGAGCGCATCGCGAGCCGGGTGCGCTCGCACAAGCGGGCGTTCCGCGACTACATGGGAGCTCTCGTGGCCGACGCGGACCTCCCGGAGGCGCTCGCCGGCTCGTTGTCCCTGCTGGCCGAGGGCGCGATCGTGACGGCCGGGATCAGCGGCGGCGCCGCCCCCGCGGTCCAGGCGCGTGAGGCGGCGCGGCAGCTGCTGGACGCGGAGCGCCCCGGCCCGGACGTCAGCCGCCGGCCTCCCCGGACAGCCTGA
- a CDS encoding ferredoxin, with the protein MRIHIDADVCIGAGQCALAAPGVFTQDDDGFSTILPGREDGGGDPMVREAARACPVGAVRLSGEAGG; encoded by the coding sequence ATGCGTATCCACATCGACGCGGACGTCTGCATCGGCGCCGGCCAGTGCGCCCTGGCCGCCCCGGGGGTCTTCACCCAGGACGACGACGGCTTCAGCACAATCCTGCCCGGCCGGGAGGACGGCGGCGGTGACCCGATGGTCCGCGAAGCGGCCCGGGCCTGTCCGGTCGGCGCCGTCAGGCTGTCCGGGGAGGCCGGCGGCTGA
- a CDS encoding cytochrome P450, whose protein sequence is MTDTTDMTEPMEAMEPRGRPAAPGSGEERGEAHVAFPQDRDCPYRPPAAYDPLRNSRPLARVSLYDGRTAWLVTGHEAARDLLSDPRLSSDRTLPGYPATSPRFEALRDRRAALLNVDDPEHHAQRRLLVSHFTLKRANAMRPAVRRIVHERIDAMLAQGPPVDLVGAFALPVPSTVICELLGVPYADHEFFEEQSRRLLRGRIPREVRDARDRLDDYLGALIDRKQGAPRGDGVLDALVHERMREGVVDREEAVALATILLVAGHETTANMISLGVYTLLRHPERLAELRADPARLPAAVEELMRMLSIADGLLRQATEDIDVAGTTIRAGEGVVFATSVINRDESAYPAPDALDWHRPARHHVAFGFGVHQCLGQNLARAELEIALGALLERLPGLRLAVPAEEVRWKPGDTIQGMLDLPVAW, encoded by the coding sequence ATGACGGACACGACGGACATGACGGAACCGATGGAAGCGATGGAACCGAGGGGCCGGCCTGCGGCGCCGGGCTCCGGCGAGGAGCGGGGCGAGGCGCACGTCGCCTTCCCGCAGGACCGCGACTGTCCCTACCGGCCGCCCGCCGCCTACGACCCGCTGCGCAACTCCCGTCCGCTCGCCCGCGTCAGCCTCTACGACGGCCGCACCGCCTGGCTGGTCACCGGGCACGAGGCGGCCCGTGACCTGCTCTCCGACCCGCGTCTGTCGAGCGACCGCACCCTGCCCGGGTACCCGGCGACCTCGCCCCGCTTCGAGGCGCTGCGCGACCGCCGGGCAGCCCTGCTCAACGTCGACGACCCCGAACACCACGCCCAGCGGCGGCTGCTGGTCTCCCACTTCACCCTCAAGCGGGCCAACGCCATGCGTCCGGCCGTCCGGCGGATCGTCCACGAGCGGATCGACGCGATGCTCGCCCAGGGTCCGCCCGTGGATCTGGTCGGCGCCTTCGCGCTGCCGGTGCCCTCCACGGTGATCTGCGAACTGCTCGGTGTCCCGTACGCCGACCACGAGTTCTTCGAGGAGCAGTCGCGGCGGCTGCTGCGCGGCCGGATCCCGCGGGAGGTGCGGGACGCGCGTGACCGGCTCGACGACTACCTGGGCGCGCTGATCGACCGCAAGCAGGGGGCCCCGCGGGGCGACGGCGTCCTCGACGCCCTGGTCCACGAGCGGATGCGCGAGGGCGTGGTGGACCGGGAGGAGGCCGTCGCACTGGCCACGATCCTGCTGGTCGCGGGCCACGAGACGACCGCCAACATGATCTCGCTCGGCGTCTACACCCTGCTCCGGCACCCCGAGCGGCTGGCCGAGCTGCGCGCCGACCCGGCGCGGCTGCCGGCGGCCGTCGAGGAGCTGATGCGGATGCTGTCCATCGCGGACGGGCTGCTGCGGCAGGCCACCGAGGACATCGACGTGGCCGGGACGACGATCCGGGCGGGGGAGGGCGTGGTCTTCGCGACCTCCGTCATCAACCGGGACGAGAGCGCCTACCCGGCGCCGGACGCCCTGGACTGGCACCGGCCGGCCCGCCACCACGTGGCCTTCGGCTTCGGCGTCCACCAGTGCCTCGGCCAGAACCTGGCCCGCGCGGAACTGGAGATCGCCCTCGGCGCCCTCCTCGAGCGGCTCCCCGGGCTGCGGCTGGCCGTGCCGGCCGAGGAGGTCCGCTGGAAGCCCGGCGACACGATCCAGGGGATGCTCGACCTCCCCGTGGCCTGGTAG
- a CDS encoding LysE/ArgO family amino acid transporter yields the protein MTAALVAGLVAGYGIAVPVGAVATYLVSLTARTSLRTGVCAALGVAVADGLYALIATVGGSAVAAVLRPVLTPLRVVSALVLLALAVRGAVTAVRQYRAHRLSTRSVPTPPGPGRAFATLLGITLLNPTTVIYFAALVLGSDTAHSVRPLEQGVFVLAAFLASASWQVLLAGGGALLGRALTGHRGRLVTALVSSAVMTALAVRMVT from the coding sequence GTGACGGCCGCGCTCGTCGCGGGCCTGGTCGCGGGCTACGGCATCGCCGTACCCGTCGGCGCGGTCGCGACCTACCTCGTCTCGCTCACCGCCCGCACCTCCCTGCGCACCGGCGTGTGCGCCGCCCTCGGCGTGGCAGTCGCCGACGGTCTCTACGCCCTGATCGCCACCGTCGGGGGCTCGGCCGTCGCCGCGGTGCTGCGGCCGGTGCTCACGCCCCTGCGCGTCGTCTCGGCCCTGGTCCTGCTGGCACTGGCGGTGCGGGGGGCCGTCACGGCCGTGCGGCAGTACCGGGCCCACCGGCTCAGCACCCGTTCCGTACCGACCCCGCCGGGTCCGGGCCGGGCCTTCGCCACCCTCCTCGGCATCACCCTCCTCAACCCGACGACCGTGATCTACTTCGCCGCCCTGGTCCTCGGCAGCGACACGGCCCACTCCGTACGGCCGCTGGAGCAGGGGGTGTTCGTCCTGGCCGCCTTCCTGGCGTCCGCGAGCTGGCAGGTGCTCCTCGCCGGGGGCGGCGCGCTGCTGGGGCGGGCGCTGACCGGCCACCGGGGGCGGCTGGTGACGGCACTGGTGTCCAGCGCCGTGATGACGGCACTGGCCGTCCGGATGGTGACGTAG
- a CDS encoding nitroreductase family deazaflavin-dependent oxidoreductase — translation MPLEGEYEPSPTQWVRDQVEQYERSGGTEGTTLMDTGMPVILLTTRGAKSGKLRKTPLMRVEHDGRYALVASLGGAPKHPVWYFNVKADPQVELQDGPVKRDMTAREVTGAEKDEWWERAVAAYPAYADYQKKTDRVIPVFVVEPADAA, via the coding sequence ATGCCTCTCGAAGGCGAGTACGAGCCCAGCCCGACGCAGTGGGTGCGTGACCAGGTGGAGCAGTACGAGCGCTCCGGCGGCACCGAGGGCACGACGCTGATGGACACGGGAATGCCCGTCATCCTGCTGACCACCCGGGGCGCGAAGAGCGGCAAGCTGCGCAAGACGCCGCTGATGCGGGTGGAGCACGACGGCCGCTACGCCCTGGTCGCCTCGCTGGGCGGTGCGCCGAAACACCCGGTCTGGTACTTCAACGTCAAGGCCGACCCGCAGGTGGAGCTCCAGGACGGCCCGGTCAAGCGGGACATGACGGCCCGTGAGGTCACCGGCGCGGAGAAGGACGAGTGGTGGGAGCGCGCCGTCGCCGCGTACCCGGCGTACGCGGACTACCAGAAGAAGACGGACCGCGTGATCCCGGTGTTCGTCGTGGAGCCCGCCGACGCCGCCTGA
- a CDS encoding cation diffusion facilitator family transporter, whose product MTVLVALVANLIIALAKALGGLFAGSPALLSEAAHSVADSLNEVFLLAALRRSRRPADARHPFGYGKERFFWSLLAAVGIFVMGGCFSFFQGVEALRSGADEELSGYVAGLIVLGVSFVAEGVSLLRALHQVRRQGGGLGALRDPALRTVVAEDGTAVLGVTLAAIGMALHMVTGQVVWEASASLAIGALLVFVAYRLGREARDQLIGEAADPQTGARIRALLDAQPEIDSVEAVFTMKTGLDSALVAARVDLMPGLDSERVEEVAVRIKRSIGGMIPEAKQIFLDVTDRHAGEAAESPAATGERGGA is encoded by the coding sequence ATCACCGTGCTGGTGGCGCTCGTCGCCAACCTGATCATCGCCCTGGCGAAGGCGCTGGGGGGTCTCTTCGCCGGTTCGCCCGCGCTGCTGTCGGAGGCGGCGCACTCGGTGGCCGACAGCCTGAACGAGGTCTTCCTCCTCGCCGCGCTGCGCCGCAGCCGACGCCCGGCGGACGCGAGGCACCCCTTCGGCTACGGCAAGGAGCGGTTCTTCTGGTCGCTGCTCGCGGCAGTGGGCATCTTCGTCATGGGCGGCTGCTTCTCCTTCTTCCAGGGCGTCGAGGCACTGCGCAGCGGCGCCGACGAGGAGCTCAGCGGCTATGTGGCCGGTCTGATCGTGCTCGGCGTCTCCTTCGTCGCCGAGGGTGTGTCCCTGCTGCGGGCCCTGCACCAGGTGCGCCGGCAGGGCGGCGGTCTGGGGGCGCTGCGCGACCCGGCCCTGCGCACGGTCGTCGCCGAGGACGGCACCGCCGTACTGGGCGTCACCCTGGCGGCGATCGGCATGGCGCTGCACATGGTCACCGGGCAGGTCGTGTGGGAGGCGTCCGCCTCGCTGGCGATCGGCGCGCTGCTCGTCTTCGTCGCCTACCGGCTCGGCCGCGAGGCCCGTGACCAGCTCATCGGCGAGGCCGCCGATCCGCAGACCGGGGCGCGGATCCGCGCGCTGCTGGACGCCCAGCCCGAGATCGACAGCGTGGAGGCGGTCTTCACCATGAAGACGGGTCTCGACTCCGCCCTGGTGGCCGCCCGCGTCGACCTCATGCCGGGCCTGGACAGCGAGCGGGTGGAAGAGGTCGCCGTGCGCATCAAGCGCTCCATCGGCGGCATGATCCCGGAGGCGAAGCAGATCTTCCTCGACGTGACCGACCGCCACGCGGGGGAGGCAGCGGAAAGCCCCGCCGCGACGGGGGAGCGCGGCGGGGCCTGA